In one window of Sardina pilchardus chromosome 23, fSarPil1.1, whole genome shotgun sequence DNA:
- the LOC134071414 gene encoding protein transport protein Sec16A-like, protein MGRFDSLDLARLPELPNDTLILAKIRGEVVPRQLRNLRTCDYVDLPRDQGLGVAPSRVFKTPPETLPRAVKKDQVLQPIQVPPTLHFSYKTNWEDYLGPFDMGVTYAISIYHFAMKKWQRCLRTAWLMDKEAAGHVWGLLALVYRETRSVTGQDIVKLLMSNPLAFEKDENPLSSGEGHQALVNLIIFGKKEEAEQLAKRDALWDHWVILRGFAKGECDAIIMRLIKHLKPSDPMKTYFQILAGTVPAASCEWGNNSWGDWRPHLAMVLCHLNQNDQKKEIMAAMTASLKLHGRPNSAFLCDIIMHLHCGMFLEVSESSIRENSSGPLLTRAEVERGEVYKYVLDLRTDQPFISKYQNYRAVYSRMLLRAGYIQQALHFCESAGTALLYSEEVNHGFLEDFVKLCSEFHSSQRDFVAPKWMDVLREMAEKILLEKQHGCVIIRAPMKVRAVKAKVATEQPDTASTSPGHQSGTATTTTSSPDQSSDDQSGTATTSSDDQSSDDQSGTATTAAGLQSGTATTSSDDQSGPATTAAGPQTGTAISSPDHQSDPDTISRNQETKPQKKRNKGCFGWLSCFRCFCFRRKKTY, encoded by the exons ATGGGCCGCTTCGATTCTTTGGATCTGGCGAGACTCCCTGAACTTCCAAACGACACGCTGATATTGGCCAAAATAAGAGGAGAAGTTGTGCCCAGGCAGCTACGGAATTTAAGGACTTGTGATTACGTGGACCTTCCCCGTGACCAGGGGCTTGGAGTTGCCCCTAGCCGCGTTTTCAAGACTCCACCTGAGACGCTGCCAAGAGCTGTGAAGAAAGATCAG GTTCTTCAGCCTATTCAGGTTCCACCTACTCTGCATTTCTCCTACAAGACTAATTGGGAGGACTACCTTGGGCCTTTTGACAT GGGCGTGACTTACGCCATCAGTATTTATCACTTTGCCATGAAAAAATGGCAAAGGTGCCTGAGAACCGCGTGGCTGATGGACAAGGAGGCAGCTGGCCATGTCTGGGGACTCCTGGCACTTGTGTACCGAGAGACCAGA AGTGTGACAGGGCAGGACATTGTCAAATTGCTCATGTCAAATCCACTGGCCTTTGAGAAAGATGAgaatcctctctcctctggcgAAGGACACCAGGCCCTTGTCAACCTCATCATCTTTGGCAAAAAAGAA GAAGCTGAGCAATTAGCCAAGAGGGATGCTCTCTGGGACCATTGGGTCATCCTGAGGGGCTTTGCCAAAGGCGAATGTGATGCCATTATTATGAG GCTTATTAAACACCTCAAACCAAGTGACCCCATGAAGACCTATTTTCAAATCTTGGCAGGGACAGTTCCAGCAGCTTCTTGT GAGTGGGGCAATAACAGCTGGGGTGACTGGCGCCCTCACCTGGCCATGGTTCTTTGCCATCTGAACCAAAACGACCAGAAGAAGGAGATCATGGCAGCAATGACAGCATCCTTGA AATTACATGGAAGGCCCAACTCGGCATTTCTCTGTGATATAATAATGCATTTGCATTGTGGCATGTTTCTGGAGGTATCCGAATCCAGCATTAGGGAAAACAGCAG TGGACCACTCCTGACCAGGGCAGAAGTCGAGAGGGGGGAGGTCTATAAGTACGTGCTGGACCTAAGAACAGACCAGCCGTTCATCTCAAAGTATCAG AATTACAGAGCAGTGTACTCCAGAATGCTGTTGCGAGCTGGCTACATCCAGCAAGCGCTGCATTTCTGTGAGTCAGCGGGAACAGCACTGTTGTACTCTGAGGAGGTCAACCATGGATTTCTGGAGGACTTTGTGAAG CTTTGCTCAGAATTCCACAGCAGCCAGCGGGACTTCGTTGCGCCCAAATGGATGGACGTCCTCAGGGAGATGGCAGAGAAGATCCTTCTGGAGAAACAGCACGGGTGTGTTATCATCAGGGCACCTATGAAGGTCAGGGCTGTAAAGGCTAAAGTGGCCACAGAGCAGCCTGACACGGCCTCCACCTCTCCTGGCCATCAGTCTggcactgccaccaccaccacctcatctCCTGACCAGTCCTCTGATGACCAGTCTGGCACTGCCACCACCTCATCTGATGACCAGTCCTCTGATGACCAGTCTGGCACTGCCACCACCGCTGCTGGTCTCCAGTCTGGCACTGCCACCACCTCATCTGATGACCAGTCTGGCCCTGCCACCACCGCTGCTGGTCCCCAGACTGGCACTGCCATCTCCTCTCCTGACCATCAGTCTGATCCTGACACCATCTCTCGCAACCAAGAGACCAAACCTCAGAAAAAGAGGAACAAG GGATGCTTTGGATGGCTCAGCTGTTTCAGGTGCTTCTGCTTCCGTAGGAAAAAGACCTATTAG